In Microcaecilia unicolor chromosome 1, aMicUni1.1, whole genome shotgun sequence, the following are encoded in one genomic region:
- the TMEM74 gene encoding transmembrane protein 74, which translates to MAGVELLYIAKDDGKPDVCNNVEWSLNTCYDHDEKAVTSGSTFCHESQCIASQWVSPTGDFGPSEKKKVCCAEELETSFTYIDENVNVGLRSSPLTIRSCQLPPHDASYREIQLEGMHDPSMISEDETISEASGKSVDYGFISAVTFLVTGILLVILSYVIPRDVNVDPNTISAREMEQLQKKSAYIGAHLDRCVIAGLCFLTLGGVVLSSLLMASMWKGELYKRNRFLSSQESAKLYGSFNFRMKAGTNENIAEQTLAEENTLAINN; encoded by the coding sequence ATGGCTGGTGTGGAGCTTCTGTATATCGCTAAAGATGATGGAAAACCTGATGTGTGTAACAATGTGGAATGGAGTTTAAATACTTGCTATGACCATGATGAGAAAGCTGTAACAAGTGGATCAACCTTTTGCCATGAAAGTCAGTGTATAGCCTCGCAATGGGTATCACCTACTGGTGATTTCGGCCCTTCGGAGAAAAAGAAAGTGTGTTGTGCAGAGGAGCTGGAGACCTCCTTTACGTACATTGATGAAAATGTCAACGTGGGACTTAGAAGTTCCCCACTTACTATCAGAAGCTGTCAGCTGCCTCCCCATGATGCTTCCTATAGAGAAATTCAGCTAGAAGGGATGCACGATCCCTCCATGATTTCCGAGGATGAAACCATATCAGAAGCTTCAGGAAAATCTGTAGATTATGGGTTTATTAGTGCGGTAACATTTCTGGTGACAGGGATCTTACTAGTTATACTTTCTTATGTGATACCAAGAGATGTGAATGTGGATCCAAATACAATATCAGCAAGAGAAATGGAACAGCTGCAGAAGAAAAGTGCTTATATCGGAGCCCATTTAGATAGGTGTGTGATTGCCGGGCTATGTTTTTTAACCCTTGGTGGGGTAGTGTTGTCTAGTTTATTAATGGCATCGATGTGGAAAGGAGAACTATACAAAAGGAATAGATTTTTGTCTTCTCAAGAATCTGCAAAACTGTATGGTTCCTTCAACTTCAGAATGAAAGCCGGTACAAATGAAAATATTGCAGAGCAAACGTTAGCGGAAGAAAATACACTCGCCATAAATAATTAG